The Metamycoplasma phocicerebrale genome includes a region encoding these proteins:
- a CDS encoding gamma-glutamylcyclotransferase family protein, producing the protein MNNQKIYVFAYASIQDPLFYENLLSNWKTKRPAVLNGYAKCIDSESNLLIKKDNSNKINGFVFEITKEELFMLDRWNKFPHYQRHIVNVMALDTNEMIENVQIYTKLEFGQVYLAPEDEPTLTTIYRNENEMNSFIEIEKLNKNFPIIDNAILYKVNEEQFNKIKNLKHPYLVLIIEDVVKKNYLFEHYAMIPLELKNEKFALMISFGQNKNLNSKFYYDAWENKDFNTSINILWKPLYEFDASFLAKSTPYKYINLRWDLTRKLPLFGAYNDKSFEYLVLDFDIDPLKRLNTLIEIIKKHSI; encoded by the coding sequence AGATCCCTTGTTTTATGAAAACTTATTATCTAATTGAAAAACAAAAAGACCAGCTGTTCTAAATGGTTATGCAAAATGCATAGATTCAGAAAGCAATTTATTAATAAAAAAAGATAATTCAAACAAAATTAATGGCTTTGTTTTTGAAATAACTAAAGAAGAATTGTTTATGCTTGATCGTTGAAATAAATTTCCTCATTATCAAAGACATATTGTTAATGTTATGGCTTTGGATACAAATGAAATGATTGAAAATGTTCAAATATATACAAAGTTAGAATTTGGTCAGGTTTATTTAGCCCCAGAAGATGAACCCACTCTTACAACAATATATCGTAATGAAAATGAAATGAATTCTTTTATTGAAATAGAAAAATTAAATAAAAATTTTCCTATAATCGACAACGCTATTTTATATAAAGTTAATGAAGAACAATTTAATAAAATTAAGAATTTAAAGCACCCATATTTAGTGTTAATTATTGAAGATGTTGTCAAGAAAAATTATTTATTTGAACATTATGCTATGATTCCTTTGGAATTAAAAAACGAAAAATTTGCTCTAATGATTAGTTTTGGACAAAACAAGAATTTAAATAGTAAGTTTTATTATGATGCTTGAGAAAATAAGGATTTTAATACTTCAATTAATATTTTATGAAAACCACTATATGAATTTGATGCTAGTTTTTTAGCAAAGTCTACTCCATATAAATACATTAATTTAAGATGAGATTTGACTAGAAAATTGCCTTTATTTGGAGCTTATAATGATAAATCATTTGAATATTTAGTTTTAGATTTTGATATAGACCCTCTTAAAAGACTTAATACTTTAATTGAAATAATAAAAAAACATAGTATTTAA